The genomic window aaatgcatttaatttgcTCGAGTCTCAGCTCGATAGTTAGAGCTTTCAGCAACACGGCGCACCCACACATCCGGCACTTTCGTACAAGCCAAAGCAAGCACCGAGAATAAGTATGATTTACTCAAGAGCAGTAACGGTTACCGTGCAGGGCGCCCAAATTCTACAGTTTCGAGTGGGGAGACACTTGAAGGTCTAAAGTTCGGCACGAATGGACGCCTGCCGTCTACAAATTTGGCTACATCAATTCGGCTGAAAGGAAATTCATTGCACACAAGCGCCGGCTGCACGAGTCAACACAGGTCCACatgacatacacacatatatacgttACGTATAGGTAGAAAAAGTAAGCGTAGCTTGCCGGAATTTGTGGCGCAAATTGCAACCTTAATGATTTTGGTGACGTTATGGTTACTTACGAAGTGCTTGTCGTCGGTTTCAACGACTTTGGCGCTGCTGATAAATCACAGTTTACTCAACAACGCAAATTTGTTTGCCTACTTTTCGGCGCAAGGCCGTACGCAAGCCGGTAAAATTGCAGGAGTTGCGCCGAAAGTTGGAAAGGAAACAGGACTTTGATTTTTGGGGTGGGTGCGTAATTTGAAAGAACCGACAGCAtatgaaaattgcaaaagaagCAAGAGCAAGGAATGGTTAATTAAAAGTGTCTGCAATATACAGCGATATCCCATTTATAAAACTGCTTTGCAGCAGGTATCAATGGCAACCACAACTTGGTCAACCGAGAAACCCGGAAATCAAGTATAAGTGGTaggaaatatgaatttttatagtataaaagTTATTACAAAACGAAAAATCTTCCACTCACCAATCGCCATGGCCGTCTCCTGCGCATCGCCGGTGACCATCTTGACGCGCACGCCGCTCTGCATCAGCATCTCAATGGATTCGCGTACCAATGGACGCGGCGGATCGGTTATGCCCACCAGGCCACAGTAGATGAGATCCTGCAGGCTGCGTCCTTTCGCTAGCGCCAGCACACGCAAACCCTTGCGGCCGATTTCATAGGCTTCCGCGAGGAATTCCGCCTCATTTTGCTTTGTCAACGGCACCGTTTGTGTGCCGAACATGTATTTCGTGCATTGCGGCAACAGCATTTCCAATGCGCCTTTGGCAAAGAAGATTTCctctttgttattgttgtatttgtgtatgCACTTGACAGCCATCATTTTCTGTTCGGATGAGAATGGATACTCCTGTATGCGCACATAGTTCTCCGCGGTGGCGTACATGCCATTCTTCATAGCGACAGCGATTAGTGCGCCCTCTGTCGGCTGGCCGAGCAAAGTGCCGTTCTGTATGTAGGCGTTATTGCAGACTGCGCCGATTTCTAATAAGTTCGTGATGTTTGCTTTGGCCATTTCGACGTTATTGCAATTGCGTATATGTATTTCGCCTTGGTCATTATAACCCGCGCCGGTGACATCGGCCATGTAGCCGTCAGATGTGATGATAACTGTCGCTGTCATTTCGTTCTTCGTCAAAGTGCCCGTTTTGTCCGAACAAATGACATTCACGCAACCGAGCGTCTCCACGGTTGGCAATTTCTTCACAATCGCATTGCGTTTGGCCATGCGCATGACACCGAGTGCCAGCGTCACGGTGACCACAATCGGTAGGCCTTCTGGTATGGCGGCGACAGCCAAAGAAACGCTGATATTGAACATTTCGGTTAGCGGTTTGCCTTGTAGCCAACCCAAAAGCATAATTACGCCAATGATGAGGAACGAATAGAAACTTAGCTGTGCGCCGAGTATGTCCATCGATTTCTGCAACGGTGTCTTCGGCGCTTCTTCAGCTTGCATCATTTTGAAAACTTCACCGAACTCACTGCGCTCACCGGTGCTCACTACAACACCCTTGCCATTGCCGCAGCGCACCAATGTGCCCATAAAGGcgacatttttcatatttgtatgaTCCTTATTGGTGGTACTGCTCAGTATGAGCTCGGTGCTCTTGCGCGCCGGTTCCGTTTCGCCCGTGAAGCTTGACTCATCGATCGACAGATCGATGGCATCGAAGAGCCGCACATCGGCTGGCACACGATCGCCTACATTCAAGTACACCACATCGCCGGGCACTAGCTCACGCGCCAAAAACGTATCGAGTCGTCCTTCGCGCAGGCAATGGCACTCGGGTGGTACCAGCTTCTTTAACTCCTCCAAACTCTTCTCCGAACGGTATTCTTGTATGAAAGCGACCGTTACCACTATGATGATGGCTATCGTTATGCTCACAGCATCGTCATACTGTTTCATAATCACCGAAACTAGCGCGCTGCCCAAAAGCAGCAGTATAAGTGGATTCTTAAActgttcaatatatttcttCCATGTAGGATCCTCCTCATTCACATTCAACTCATTGTGTCCGATAATTTTCGCACGGTACTTTGCCTCGGTCCATTTGAGACCGGTACGCGTGTCGACCTGTAGACGGCCGGCCACTTCGGAGGCGCTGTACGTCGATGACTCGGACGTTGTCAGCAACATTTCGGGCGTTAGGGTTGAACCCGTCTGAAAAGTGTGAAGAGACAAATGAGATTTTAGTATTGTTTAGTTTTTTCGGTATCGAGAAACAGAAGTTTAGAAATTAAAGCATAAATCTTCGAATGTCGAACTTTTGCATTGGTTAGTTGACTGAAAcacgaaaatatatgttaaataataaagttCAAGTGGGGATAATCACTTTCAgtttaatataagtatatgtattaatatCTAGAACCCTCAAAAGtcatctagtgaccgatgcccagagcttACTAACATTATGGACCAACCttttgaatggcagtgaaagtttATCGCCAGTAGATGGTGAACCCAACACCCcaaacgatgacgatggagcagacgttctaaTGCCCGACCATCAAGAAGTTCGCATaacaattacccgcctgaagaacaataaaACGGCGGGAGCCAATGGACtaccggtcgagctattcaaatacgacggcgaagaactgataaggtagAATATAGTCGAACAAATATGGCCTGACGATTGGAAATTAAGTgtgcccaattcacaaaaaagaagaccccacaatccgcaccaactaccgtggaataagtctacttaacatcgcatataaggttccatcgagggtattgtgtgaaagatcaaagtccaccgtcaacaaactgattgtaccttatcagtgtgggTTTAGATCCGAAAAATCCAAAACTGACTAgacattcaccatgcgccaaattttggaaaagacaggtgcagaggcatggacgacgacaacatctgaagagccggcgttacgagttttcgagagaaaggttctgcggaatgGCAATGGCaaataccacagtcgatggaacgatgagctgtacgagttatacgataacattgacatagttcagcgagttaaGAGACAACGgatacgctggctaagtcaagTCGTCCGAAtgtatgaaaacactccagctctgaaagtattcgacgcagtacctgccggtggaggcaaaggaagaggaagaccttcacctcgttggaaagaccaggtggagaaggcccaggctacacttggaatctacAATTGACGCtaagtagcgaaaagaagaaacgactggcgtgctgttgtaaactcggctataaccacgtaagcggtgtccacgccaataaagaagaaaaagtagGAACAGCTGACAGTTTAGAATTTCGTTGACGCATCAAGAACGaaaatagtatattatatagattatttattgaaataacccgtactttgcatatttataaaatattttgccaatttttctACGCTATCAGCTAAATAATCTAGAGACCTTTCACCCATTTTTCTAATTACTCGCATGCACTGCAAGCAACCTCAAATCACCTTTTGTTAGTTGCCGTAATCTCCACAACGGAACTTATTGATTTAATCTgctacaagcaacaacaactcgtGCAAAGCAACAGCAGAAGCCAATATGCTGGGCGACTCATCTAACATGTCCAATCAGAGGCGAATCTCTTAGCAATATTAGAAActtgcacatgtgtgtgtatttcaGTGAATTTCAATATTCATTGCATCCCATGAAATGTTATATTGCAAATTTGTGAGTATGGATATATGACTTTCCAGTCACGTTTTTCTACAATGACATCAACAACTGTCGAACCGTTGTAGCTTATCAGTGCTGGCTCGTACCAACTAAATTTTGATGGCCGGGTGGACAGACAAagcacttatatacatatgtacgtacgtaaAGGTATATGTAGACGAATGAGTagatttaaaaatcaaattttatttcgtaTCTACAAGTACTACGCTCGCTTAAATCTAAAAGTAAGCGCATACAGGTCTAATAAATACactgtcatatatgtatatgtatatctatcaatataaatgtgtgtgtgttcctTCGGCATAGGAACTAATCGAACTGATATGCATATGTTGCCAGCATCACTTACAAATGAACGTCAAGTGCAACTGACAAATGATTGTAACTGTGTGTCGTCCCCGTTGCCCATCAGCTGACACATCAGTCAGTCACCGACTGCCATTAGCTACAGTCTGCACAGCTGAGGTAGCTGGGTGGGTGGCCAACTTGTTGTGGATGAGCGAGTGAGTGTAAAAGTGCATGGGTGGGTTGCGAGGTTGACACGTTGCCGGGATGGACATGACAGCTGCATGTCAACGCGGCACTGAGATGTATTGTACAAATTATAATCACGAAGGCAATGAGGAGTGAGGAGATGATGTTGCTGCTAATAATGATGTTGGCAAATTAGCTAGCGAAGACAGGCTAAAACgtaagcaataacaaaaacgctggttgtatataaatatatactttttatattgaCATCGTGTGTGGATGCATACTTCATTACAATTATTTGTGTATCGTCTGCAGAAGCTTTGGGTGAAAGCGAACTTCCAACCACTTGGAAATCTCATATTAAAGAGAATAATAGCTAATGTTTGTAAGAAATTAGACAAATCTAACATGTGTATTCACATACGATATGCAAGTATATGATTTTAAATTAGGGTGgtcctaaaaattttaaataaataaaaacttgaaaaagtaaaacaaaaatcaaacgaaaatttattttaaacccTCAgcttgtatgatagctatatgctatagttttctgatcagaacaatttcttcggagattgtagcgctgtATCAGGGAataatctgtgctaaattttgtgaagatatcttttcaaatagaaaagttttccatacaagaacttgatttcgatggatcagtttgtatgacagccatatgctatagtgatccgatctgaaaaaatttattaggagGTTGTAGCGCTGTTTCTGAGAATAATTTGTGCTAATTCTAGTGAAGATACCTCCTCAAAGAACGTTTTCCGTGCTAAGACATGATCTTGATCGTAcattttgtatgacaactatacgttatagtagtccgatctgaatgaTTTCTTTGGAGACAGTAGCACTGTCTTtgaataatctgtgccaaatttcgtatataaatcttttgaaataaaaaagttttccatgcaagaactggagtttgatggatcagtttgtatgacagctatatgctatagcggtccgatctgaacatttttctCGGAGATTTTAGCATTGACTTGAACaataatttgtgtaaaattacatttaaatatcttgacaaataaaaaagtttttcatgcaagaactggattttgatggatcagtttgtatggcagctatatgctatagtggtcagatctgaacattttcttcggagattgtggcTCTGTCTCTGAGaataatctgtgtcaaatttcgtgagaatatgtttttaaataaaaaagttttccatacaaaaacttgatttcgatcggttagtttgtatggcagctatatgctatatactggtccgatatcgacggttctaACAAATAAGCAACTTCTTGGGCAGAAAAAGGCGTATCGAACGATAACTCATCAATTTAGTCACTTGTGCGCTTATTATGGACATTTAAGAACCACCCTTCTACATACAACTAAACAAATGTGCATTTAAATATGCTTTATTACCTGCCACAGCAGCATGCAGCATTCAATTTGTGTTGTGCTCTACCATATGTGTTCGTTACTAATTAAGTTTTAGCTAGTTAAGCGGTAAATTGAAAAAGGTGGCAGCATAAAAAATACCGTGTGTGGTGGCATAAGCAGATAAAGGGCTTAGCTACTAAAGGAATACAATGAGAAAGCACATAAAAGCGCGCTTAAAGCTGCTGCTTAGTTTTAATATAGATTTCAAAATTCTCGCAACTGTAAAAACAATGTAATTTTCAGGCATAAATATATTGCTGACGAATTTCgcattaaatgtataattacaAAGGGAATCCCCCActtggcaacaacaataaatcatCAATAAAAGATCTTTTGCATTCAAGTGagtatttttgtagaaaatggCTTGCTATTACACCCGCTTCTAGCTAAATGGCCACCGCTGTCGCTAGTGTATGGTTGCTACACGTGTTGCATGTTTAATTATCACGCTGCTGACATACAAAATTTGCGTATTTGTAATGCAAGCGctgtttaattaattacaaagtAGCGATTAATTTATTGACGAAAGCTAAATGAGAGGAGGACTATAGCTCTCATTACTAGTGAACATAGAAAAATCcgcacaaaaaaaacaacatatgCAACAACTTTGTGTAGTGCAATAATGTGGTTGGTATTTGAGCTAtaaaaattccaacaaaatGCAGTTCATCCTCATTTACATATTCTCTGAAAAGCATGTACCTTCTTACATATACAAAAGTATGCATTATTACAAAACTGTTTACCTATAAGTCGGTAATAATCAAGATAGTATTTTTCCTATAATAATACTGCAAATTTTCTGATAAAATAAAAACcggaaagcaaaaacaaaaaaacacaaatcacAAATCACTATCAAATCAGGTTTTTCAAGAACGTGATTTACAAGATCACAAACTAATTTCTAAGCCGTGTTAATactagatgtatgtatataatgccGTTTGTAAGATTTCTGctgatatgcatatatgtatgtatgtatgtatgtgtgtaaaagtAATTGCGGATTAACAGCAGCTACTCATTGGCGTGTAAAATTTCCAGCTAAAATTGCATAAGTAAATGGCAACACGAGCGGTAGCTATTTGGTTGCACGTAAATGCATGTATGGGTGTATGTATGCACGATTAGTGATAAGCTTGAATGGAAATCGAAGCAATACAAAGTAAGTATGCAAATTCTGAAAGCTGCTAGCATTTATAAATCCCAACTGACTGTCATTTGAAATAGCTTTTAGTTGATTTGTAAGCGATGCATGtgtgctatatgtatgtatgcagatatATATGCAACATTTTAAATTGGCAACTGGTATTATTTAAGACACCGCTAcaaactccgaagaaattgttccgatGGGACCAttacaacatatagctgccatacaaactgacccttCAAACTCAACTCCTTAtatggcaaactttttcatttaataagatatcttcacgaaatttagcatggacTATTCTCTAAGACACCGCTacaatctacgaagaaattacTTTAATCGAacaacaatagcatatagctgtcatacaaactgacccatcaaaCTCAATTCCTTACATggcaaactttttcatttgataagatatcttcatgaaatttagcatggacTATCCTCTAAGGCAACGATGCAAActccaaatattttatttcgatcggaccacaatagcatatagctgccatacaaactgcccgATCGAACTCAAGCccttgtaaggaaaatttttttgcttgacgagatatcttcaggaaatttagCTCAGATTATTATCTCTGATATCgccacaatctccgaagaaattattccgATCGGccaactaaagcatatagctgccatacaaactgacccatcaaactcaagtccttatatCGAAAACATGTTTACTTGACCAGGCATATTCACGATaattggcacagattattatctagTATGTTATTTCTACAAACGGGtccatcaaaatcaagataaatatctttttacaCCCTGTTACGCCATAAAAAAttcatctgtgaagggtattatagccaAAGCTAACGTCTTCatcttttttttgctattttctctTCGCTGTACCCTTTTTGCTaagtacattaaaaaaaaaataaaaaaaataataataatttataaacataaaatatgataattttcGAAGTAATGTCTGCTCCGGCTTAACTGTCTGTCATAAATCTTTCCCACCACAATACTTTTACGACAAAAGCTCATAAAGTTCTTAACGTTTAAGCACTTAGCACCACTTAGCGTtgcaaagaaaatatacatttatgatctacatatgtatgtttccgCATATTGCTTGAGAGCTAATTAAAAACTTAGCAAatgtattaacaaaaaaaatgttaatgtaaAGAGCCGACATAATGGCTTTCGGATTGGCTGGGAAAAAGCTAGATATTCTTACAAAACAAAGTTAATTACTAGTTTTggaaaaaacttcgaaaaaatattaagaagaaAACTGGcttttggataatatttgaagaaaagagaaaaaggaAAGAATAAAAGAGAACAGACACTCGGCACACAGCAGTAATTTGGAGTTGGTTATGAGTGTtcgaaaatttctaaaaaaatataataaatattttaagttactgtagaCAATACAAATAGCGCTTATATGTCCAAATATTCTGTGTATACAaaccatcaaaaatgtcaaacattACGATAAAGctgtgagttgccagattgcaacagTAAGTTTGCCAAAACCCAAAGCATAAAAGTCAACCTACGTACTTAtcattgaaatgaaataaaaattattgccaTTCTAACTTTAGAGTCTAATTGAGTAAATTGAGTACTACGTGATtgaacatatatattatatacatacttactatCAAacaccaatatatgtatatctaatatatacatacatattcactaTCAATAGCATAGATACTATGCATACAGAAGCATGTGGTTAGTATTCGTATTCAATTAGCGACTCTTTGTAAAAAAGCAgcagttaaaaaaatatcagagacaatatttactaatattattatgacgcttgttttaatttgatttatttccGTTTAAAGTACAAAAAAGCTCTTATTGAACccaataattaaaatgtatttataacgGATGATTAAATGTTAAGCGGAGTggtatttaatgttaattaaaataagtgTCAAAAATGACACAAAAATCGACATtaccataaaataaaaaattattaatggcCTTCAAATTGTTTGGAAATGACATTGGAGGAAGAGATTTACTAttattaccaatttttttttttgagaaaaagtcGAGATAATAAATGTTTCAATATTCCGCAGTATTAAATACGATTTTGTCTTCCTACATTTTAGCTGCATTTTTAATATCAACGACAATTATTTTGGGTTATGTTGAGCCCAATGCAACCCTGGTGACCTCAATTTTTAGTATCTACGAACATTAATCTAGATTATCTTGAGCCTAATGCAATTAATATCTACAAAATGTGTCTTAGATTAGGTTGAGTTCAATGCAACTCTGCTAATCTCATACCTATGAATTGTATCTGTTGGGTAGTCGAAGAAgtcctttcgtatttctaattaaacttcaacttattcttttatatttatactgaactttaatgaactaaACATGTACCaatttggtcgaccactttttggcatttttccgctagagacattattccaaaagagtaaaacttttctggtttctctgCGAAAAACTACGAAATTTTCACAGGTTTCTATTGAatccaactttactccattaagggagttctacattgaccgaaacaaatggtagtccgatggtggaaggtcagggctatatggtggatgcagcAAAACTTCCGAGCCAAGCTCTCGcagtttttgtcgagtcatcaaagatgtgtgtggtctagcgttgtcctgatggagcacgaagccctttctgttgatcagttctggcctttttttcgattgcttgcttcaatcacatcagttgttgacagtaaaatgtagaatctaTCGtttgaccaggctggagcagtgcatagtagatgattccttTCAAATCCCACCAAACGCTCTGCATAACCTTtcaaggcgtcaatcctggctttgcgatcatttgttgagcttcaccacgtttGGTGGTGACATTactgtcgtatttgatccacttttcttcttctgttaccattcgcttcagaaatggtttcatttcatttcgtttcagcaaagaatcgcagatgttaattcggtacattaaattttttacagactATTCaggtggtacccaaacatcgagcttctttttgtagccagccttttttaaatggttcaaaactgtTTGACGATGAATGTTTAGGTTCCTTAACGATgttatggctgcttatgtgacggccCCAGTCAATCTTTTGCATAAATTCATCGacattttcaacgataggtcgaccagtgCGAGGTGCGAAATtaccagaacggaagcgagcgagccATTGTTGTGTtacatgaactgatacagcatcgtcttcgtaaacttcacaaatttcattggtgggttgcgtggcattcttcccttttttatacaaaaatttcaaagtatagcgaatttcttcattattttcactcatttttgaaaagctgtaattttttttcgacatccccgaatttaactatttttttttttttgttatatgaagcttaaaatctcacctttccaacactacatGGTATGACagaatgtgattggtagcactggagatatacgactgcaacaacaTATATTGGCATAAtaagaaaagactttttcgagtACCCAATATTTTATGTTGAGCACAACGTTGGTGATCTACATTTTGAATGTCTATCTaataatgagaaaaaattgaaaactgtaAAGCGGAGCACCTTCCAGTTGCAATTAAGACGGCACACTTGGCGAGATTTTTGAAGAGCtatctaagaacctatttttcagcgTACTAAACgagaaaaatataactttttttaccCAACCTAGCACATAGTATAGGCGCTTTCAATATTTATGGAACATACTTTCAATGCAAATGAAATGGTATTTCTGCCAAGTTGCGCgagttatacatatgtgcatatgtatatatgtatgtgtaaatatggtAGATGAAGTTCCTAACATTTTTACATAGAAAcatacaaaacatttttttattttcacgctGTTGGCGCTTTGTGAAATGCGAATCGCACGCCTTGCGACCGATGATTTGGGCCAGAATGAGTTGAAACCTGTTGCCAGTTACCACATACAAAGCCAAAAGTGTGTGGCAAATAATCAAACTTAGCaacctacacatacataccgGCGCGCATAAGCACACAGCATATAAAATTAACCTATTTACTCGCATTTAGAACGCTAGCTTTTAGAACGCTTTCGAGAGGTCTGTCGATAAGCAAACACTTGTGGAGGCCTAACTTAAAAGCTGGTTGACttatatacgcatatatagcAACGAAAATGCTCGAGTGCCACGTACAAACATAATTCGCATGAAGGTTTATTCGCTTATTTACCTATGCTAAGTGCCGAAATgtgtttggaatattttatttaagcgCACTGTATAGTGTGCGGCAAGCAGCAGCTGTTGGTGCTTAGCAAAGCAGGCTTGAATATGGAcagaaacacaaaaaataaaatatatactcacatacaattttattgtccaaaataaatttagttttattttttttttttgaatttccacTGCTTTTAACGCCAGCTTTTGAGCAATCTTACAAAATTTACTTGCaactataatttaatttttctccatAGCAGCACGAACCTAATAATTCATAGTAACAGTTATAATTGCTTACAACGAACGATTTGCTCTGTGCGATTTGCCACATTATAATGTGTTTGAGTGTGGTTGTAAGTAGGCATGTGTTAGCTAATTAATGCTGGTTCACTACAAAGCTTTGGCAAATTGGCAGcttattaaatgtaaaatctttaattaattagcTGTTAAATTGCAGATATGTGTAGAATTCaattaaattgcatttattgtaaataaaatgaatattgaTGATTTTCCCCATTTAAGTGGAAACGGAAACAGGTTTAATATAAACATTCCAGAATTAAATTGTGgcaatttaagtaaataaaataaaaatagacatCGAATTTATCTATAATGACGCTGTAATAGAGGTTTATAATTTATGTTGATaactttattgaatattttacaaCGTCACTATTATATAATgggagattaaaaaaaatatataaaaaatgtcaagagaaaatattaactttaataatttaatatttatttacaaatgtagATATTTCTAtgacaaaaacaagaaaaaacattaactacGGCCGCAATGAGACTATAAAACTTTCACAAATATAAAGGATGCCATACCAAAAATTTATTaggctatagtagtccgatctaaacaagtTCGGAAATTGTAGTGATCTCTTCGTTAATAATCCAATTTTGAAACGATAActtcagaaataaaaacaaatttcgtacagaaagtgaattttgatcgatcagtttgtatggcagctgtatgctatagtggtccgatttaaacaatttcttcagagaatGTAGCGATGCTTTGAGTAATAATCTACGcaaaatttcgtgtagatatctcgttaaataaaaaggctttccatataaggactttcGTTGTATcagacagtttgtatggcagctataggctatagtggtccgatctcaatAATTTCTGCAGAGATTGCATCTTTGCCTTGAATAATAATCTATGCTTAAATTCGTGCagttatctcgtcaaataaaaaggctttccatataaggacaTTCGCTGTATcagacagtttgtatggcagctataagctatagtggtccgatctgaacaatttcttcagagaatGTAGCCATGCTTTGAATAATAATTCCAGCCAAATatcgtgaaaatatttcatcaaatattaaggctttccatataaggacttgagtgTGATCAGTTaagttgtatgacagctatatgctataatggtcagatctgtacaatttcttcaaaaattgtaGCGATGCTCAATTCCTTCACCAAAAACT from Bactrocera tryoni isolate S06 chromosome 5, CSIRO_BtryS06_freeze2, whole genome shotgun sequence includes these protein-coding regions:
- the LOC120779114 gene encoding calcium-transporting ATPase type 2C member 1 isoform X2, coding for MSKLVLVAKKLLRKRITDAADSAQAAEDEANLPSTSAAAKQNKAAALAHIQPEKVFGHIKETQRREQEECYIDFKADEASKQLIAKEEWQNEEELDKLLLQQTGSTLTPEMLLTTSESSTYSASEVAGRLQVDTRTGLKWTEAKYRAKIIGHNELNVNEEDPTWKKYIEQFKNPLILLLLGSALVSVIMKQYDDAVSITIAIIIVVTVAFIQEYRSEKSLEELKKLVPPECHCLREGRLDTFLARELVPGDVVYLNVGDRVPADVRLFDAIDLSIDESSFTGETEPARKSTELILSSTTNKDHTNMKNVAFMGTLVRCGNGKGVVVSTGERSEFGEVFKMMQAEEAPKTPLQKSMDILGAQLSFYSFLIIGVIMLLGWLQGKPLTEMFNISVSLAVAAIPEGLPIVVTVTLALGVMRMAKRNAIVKKLPTVETLGCVNVICSDKTGTLTKNEMTATVIITSDGYMADVTGAGYNDQGEIHIRNCNNVEMAKANITNLLEIGAVCNNAYIQNGTLLGQPTEGALIAVAMKNGMYATAENYVRIQEYPFSSEQKMMAVKCIHKYNNNKEEIFFAKGALEMLLPQCTKYMFGTQTVPLTKQNEAEFLAEAYEIGRKGLRVLALAKGRSLQDLIYCGLVGITDPPRPLVRESIEMLMQSGVRVKMVTGDAQETAMAIANLIGIDTIHQQTLSGQEMDQLNEHQLDKVANNVSVFYRVTPRHKLAIVKSLQRTGNIVGMTGDGVNDGVALKKADIGIAMGKNGTDVCKEAADMILVNDDFHTIIAAIEEGKAIFYNIRNFVRFQLSTSIAALSLIALATLMGIANPLNAMQILWINIIMDGPPAQSLGVEPVDHDVLKQKPRNVKQPMITKSVIVNVLLSASIIVLGTLWVFQREMADGTMGKTKRDTTMTFTCFVFFDMFNALASRSATKSVFKIGLCTNKMFLLAVGFSIIGQMLVIYFPPLQMVFQTEALSAYDILFLVSLTSSVLIVAEIKKWFERTMERKMYKTRSELDFV